The following proteins come from a genomic window of Thiothrix unzii:
- a CDS encoding SoxR reducing system RseC family protein: MIEETATVVAATPDHIWVEARASSACSSCGTQDSCATSSVSKWFGMRRQQLRLPNQFASSVGEQVIIGVEDQVMVTASLAAYILPVVLMLGAAIIADVQGMSDKQQAGIALLGLLLGLLGAGVLTSNRRMNRYFQPQLLRRADTFTLRQIEFKPFTGDTP; encoded by the coding sequence ATGATCGAAGAAACCGCCACCGTGGTTGCCGCTACCCCCGATCATATCTGGGTGGAAGCCCGCGCCAGCAGTGCCTGTTCCAGTTGTGGCACACAAGACAGTTGCGCCACCTCCAGCGTTTCCAAATGGTTTGGAATGCGCCGCCAGCAGTTACGTTTGCCGAACCAGTTTGCCTCCAGCGTGGGGGAACAGGTGATTATTGGCGTGGAAGATCAGGTTATGGTCACTGCGTCACTGGCTGCATACATCTTGCCCGTGGTGCTGATGCTGGGCGCGGCAATCATCGCGGATGTGCAAGGCATGAGCGATAAGCAGCAAGCGGGTATTGCCTTGCTGGGTTTGCTGTTGGGCTTGTTGGGCGCAGGTGTGCTGACCAGCAATCGCCGCATGAACCGTTACTTCCAACCACAATTATTACGCAGGGCGGATACCTTCACCCTCCGCCAAATCGAATTCAAACCTTTCACAGGAGATACCCCATGA
- the nifN gene encoding nitrogenase iron-molybdenum cofactor biosynthesis protein NifN, whose protein sequence is MAEITKRNKALSVSPLKASQTIGAALAFLGFHRAIPMLHGAQGCTAFGKVFFVRHFREPIPLQTTAMDQISAVMGSDENVVEGLKAICSKNNPSLVGVPTTGLAETQGSDVTMATGEFRKKYPEYAHIPVVALSTPDFTGCLESGFAKAVEAIIATLVPEAATAGTQPGKRPRQVNVLVNASLTPGDLEALKDTIELFGLRPVVIPDLSDSLDGHLPEDDFSPLTIGGTLVSEMATLGDSLATLVIGASMSAAADTLRQKTGVPDYRFDHLMGLEANDQFVHTLHTLAAEPVPPKLHRQRAQLQDAMLDTHFMLGLSRFAIAADPDLLNAFSQLLAENGAYTVAAVAPANAPILKHIAADKVHIGDLEDLEKAAEANEAEVLICNSHGQETALRLGIPLLRAGFPQYDLLGGYQRQWIGYTGTRQTLFDIANILLSLEKGEIHPYQSIYAQKQDKEVSSYGGSDTAAHSSRTRH, encoded by the coding sequence ATGGCTGAGATCACCAAACGCAACAAAGCCCTGTCCGTCAGCCCGTTGAAAGCCAGCCAAACCATCGGCGCAGCACTCGCGTTCCTCGGCTTTCACCGTGCCATTCCGATGTTGCACGGGGCGCAAGGTTGTACCGCCTTCGGTAAAGTATTTTTCGTGCGCCACTTCCGCGAACCGATTCCGCTGCAAACCACCGCAATGGATCAAATCTCGGCGGTAATGGGTTCGGATGAAAACGTGGTCGAAGGCTTGAAAGCGATTTGCAGCAAAAACAATCCGTCGCTGGTCGGTGTGCCTACCACGGGCTTGGCAGAAACCCAAGGCAGCGATGTGACGATGGCGACGGGCGAATTCCGCAAGAAATACCCCGAATACGCCCACATTCCGGTGGTCGCTTTGTCCACGCCCGACTTCACGGGCTGTCTGGAAAGCGGCTTTGCCAAAGCGGTGGAAGCGATTATTGCCACGCTCGTTCCCGAGGCCGCCACCGCTGGCACGCAACCCGGCAAACGTCCGCGTCAGGTCAATGTGTTGGTCAATGCTTCGCTGACTCCCGGCGATCTGGAAGCCTTGAAAGACACCATTGAACTGTTCGGTTTGCGCCCGGTGGTGATTCCCGATTTGTCAGATTCACTCGATGGGCATTTGCCGGAAGACGATTTCAGCCCGCTAACCATTGGCGGCACGTTGGTGTCGGAAATGGCAACGTTGGGCGATTCGCTGGCAACGCTGGTGATTGGCGCATCAATGTCAGCGGCGGCGGATACCTTGCGTCAGAAAACTGGCGTGCCGGATTACCGTTTCGACCATTTGATGGGGCTGGAGGCTAACGACCAGTTTGTCCATACCTTGCACACGCTTGCCGCCGAACCTGTGCCGCCCAAGCTGCACCGCCAGCGGGCGCAATTGCAGGATGCGATGCTGGATACGCACTTCATGCTTGGCCTGTCGCGCTTCGCCATCGCCGCTGACCCGGATTTGCTCAACGCCTTTTCGCAATTGCTGGCGGAAAACGGCGCGTATACGGTGGCGGCGGTTGCTCCGGCGAATGCGCCGATTCTCAAGCACATCGCAGCCGACAAGGTGCATATCGGCGATCTGGAAGATTTGGAAAAGGCGGCGGAAGCCAATGAAGCCGAAGTGTTGATTTGCAATTCGCACGGGCAGGAAACGGCATTGCGGCTGGGGATTCCGCTGTTACGCGCTGGTTTTCCGCAGTATGACTTGCTGGGTGGGTATCAGCGGCAGTGGATTGGGTATACGGGAACGCGCCAAACGCTGTTCGACATTGCCAATATTTTGCTGTCGTTGGAGAAGGGCGAGATTCACCCGTATCAGTCGATTTATGCGCAAAAACAAGACAAAGAGGTAAGCAGCTATGGCGGCTCTGACACGGCGGCTCACAGTTCTCGGACAAGACACTGA
- a CDS encoding NifB/NifX family molybdenum-iron cluster-binding protein, translated as METAIKVAFASTDMKHVDQHFGAAESFAIYALTPENVQLVEATQFGKLAMDGNEDKLDAKIKVLEGCVAIYSQAVGASAVAKLKTANIQPVKVSAGAEISELLEALQEELRSGPSAWLAQAIKRMQAPNAQRFDSMEAEGWDE; from the coding sequence ATGGAAACAGCCATTAAAGTTGCGTTTGCATCCACCGATATGAAGCACGTCGACCAGCATTTCGGCGCGGCGGAATCGTTTGCGATTTACGCCCTGACCCCGGAAAACGTGCAATTGGTGGAAGCCACCCAGTTCGGCAAGCTGGCGATGGACGGCAACGAAGACAAGCTCGATGCCAAGATCAAAGTGTTGGAAGGTTGCGTGGCGATTTACTCGCAAGCGGTCGGTGCATCTGCCGTTGCCAAGCTCAAAACCGCCAATATCCAACCCGTCAAAGTCAGTGCAGGCGCGGAAATCAGCGAATTGCTGGAAGCCTTGCAGGAAGAACTCCGCAGCGGCCCCAGCGCGTGGCTGGCGCAAGCCATCAAACGGATGCAAGCCCCCAATGCGCAACGCTTCGACTCGATGGAAGCCGAAGGGTGGGACGAATGA
- a CDS encoding NifX-associated nitrogen fixation protein, with translation MSEASTLIAADDPVLSTDFATEMLRQMRALDSYGAYDNYTPAKILEPFVVTKAMKREIPIIGDPDEIIIARVKVFYNAIAALIEKECGLMAVPMMNLSHEGFGRALITVGKLVVVDRTLRDVHRFGFESLSKMKDEADKLLSVALNLIGTHAAVAGL, from the coding sequence ATGAGCGAAGCTAGCACTTTGATTGCCGCTGACGATCCCGTCCTCAGCACCGATTTTGCCACCGAAATGTTGCGCCAAATGCGTGCACTGGATAGCTACGGGGCGTATGACAACTACACCCCCGCGAAAATCCTGGAGCCATTCGTTGTCACCAAAGCGATGAAGCGCGAAATCCCCATCATTGGCGACCCGGATGAAATCATCATTGCCCGCGTCAAGGTGTTCTACAACGCCATTGCCGCGCTGATCGAAAAGGAATGCGGCCTGATGGCAGTGCCGATGATGAACCTTTCACACGAAGGTTTCGGGCGTGCCCTGATTACCGTCGGCAAGCTGGTGGTGGTTGACCGTACTTTGCGTGACGTTCACCGCTTTGGCTTCGAGTCGCTTTCCAAAATGAAGGATGAGGCCGACAAGTTGCTCTCGGTTGCGTTGAATCTGATCGGCACACACGCTGCCGTTGCTGGTTTGTAA
- the nifE gene encoding nitrogenase iron-molybdenum cofactor biosynthesis protein NifE, which translates to MMKSKDIAALLDEPACTHNKKEKSGCARPKPGASAGGCAFDGAQIALLPIADVAHIVHGSIACAGSSWDNRGTRSSGARLYKIGMTTDLTEQDVIMGRGEKRLFHSIKQAIDSYSPAAVFVYNTCIPALIGDDIEAICKSAQERWGTPVVPIDCAGFYGTKNLGNRIAGDAMVKHVCGTREPDPLPIGAESDTFKVHDVNLVGEYNIAGELWHVLPLLDHLGIRILCTLSGDARFHEVQTMHRAKVNMMVCSKAMLNVARKLEDSFGTKWFEGSFYGVQDMNNALRDFARLIEDPYLTERTEALIASEEARINKALEPWRQRLKGKRVLLYTGGVKSWSIVSALQDLGMTVVATGTKKSTEEDKARIREIMGADTKMVEDGSPRALIDIVREYKVDILIAGGRNMYTALKARIPFLDINQEREFGYAGYEGMLELAKQLALTVESPIWQAVRKPAPWAIAKEVSHG; encoded by the coding sequence ATGATGAAGTCCAAAGACATCGCCGCATTGCTGGACGAACCAGCCTGTACCCACAACAAAAAGGAAAAGTCCGGTTGCGCCCGCCCCAAACCCGGCGCATCGGCGGGTGGTTGTGCATTCGATGGCGCACAAATCGCGCTGCTCCCGATTGCGGATGTGGCACACATTGTCCACGGCAGCATTGCCTGTGCAGGCAGTTCGTGGGATAACCGTGGCACACGTTCCAGCGGCGCACGCTTGTACAAAATCGGCATGACCACCGACCTGACCGAGCAGGATGTGATTATGGGACGCGGCGAAAAACGCCTGTTCCATTCCATTAAACAAGCAATTGACAGCTACAGCCCCGCCGCCGTCTTCGTCTACAACACCTGCATCCCCGCGCTGATCGGCGATGACATCGAAGCGATCTGCAAATCGGCGCAAGAACGTTGGGGAACGCCCGTCGTACCGATTGATTGCGCCGGATTTTACGGCACGAAAAACCTCGGCAACCGCATTGCGGGCGATGCAATGGTGAAACACGTCTGCGGAACCCGCGAACCTGACCCGTTGCCAATCGGCGCAGAAAGCGACACTTTCAAAGTCCACGACGTGAATCTGGTCGGCGAATACAATATCGCAGGCGAACTCTGGCACGTCCTGCCACTGCTTGACCACCTCGGCATCCGCATCCTTTGCACCCTCTCCGGCGATGCCCGTTTCCACGAGGTGCAAACCATGCACCGCGCCAAAGTGAACATGATGGTATGTTCCAAAGCCATGCTCAATGTGGCGCGAAAACTCGAAGACAGTTTCGGCACGAAATGGTTTGAAGGCAGTTTTTATGGCGTGCAAGACATGAACAATGCCTTGCGCGATTTCGCCCGCCTGATCGAAGACCCTTACCTCACTGAACGCACCGAAGCCCTGATTGCCAGCGAAGAAGCCCGCATTAACAAAGCCTTAGAACCTTGGCGGCAACGTCTCAAGGGCAAGCGTGTGTTGCTGTATACCGGCGGGGTGAAATCCTGGTCGATCGTTTCCGCCCTGCAAGATTTGGGCATGACGGTGGTTGCAACCGGCACGAAAAAATCCACAGAAGAAGACAAAGCCCGCATTCGTGAAATCATGGGCGCAGACACCAAAATGGTCGAAGACGGTAGCCCGCGAGCCTTGATCGACATTGTGCGTGAATACAAAGTCGACATCCTCATTGCCGGTGGGCGCAATATGTACACCGCACTCAAAGCCCGCATCCCATTCCTCGACATCAACCAGGAACGCGAATTCGGTTACGCAGGTTACGAAGGGATGCTGGAACTCGCCAAACAACTCGCCCTGACCGTCGAAAGCCCGATCTGGCAAGCTGTCCGCAAGCCCGCACCGTGGGCAATAGCCAAGGAGGTTTCTCATGGCTGA
- the fdxB gene encoding ferredoxin III, nif-specific, producing MEPITGLTRGGIAWTPAFITTLNQGKCIGCGRCYKVCPRDVFELVERDELELEDDDSDDSYDDDDNTMVMNLKNVLDCIGCQACAKVCPKKCMSHAPQGLTA from the coding sequence ATGGAACCAATCACTGGTCTTACCCGTGGCGGCATTGCTTGGACACCCGCCTTCATCACCACGCTCAATCAGGGCAAATGCATTGGTTGCGGACGCTGCTATAAAGTTTGCCCCCGCGATGTGTTTGAGCTGGTCGAACGCGACGAACTGGAACTGGAAGACGACGATAGCGATGACAGCTATGACGATGATGACAACACGATGGTGATGAACCTGAAAAACGTGCTGGACTGCATTGGCTGCCAAGCCTGCGCCAAGGTTTGTCCGAAGAAATGCATGAGCCACGCACCACAAGGTTTAACCGCGTAG
- a CDS encoding CCE_0567 family metalloprotein: MTPEELKALQKAVSKAKRIATEHASQLHDLVEDKLPAGYQELPAIAQATYDACVAWAEANAKLQAAEAN, encoded by the coding sequence ATGACCCCGGAAGAACTCAAAGCCCTGCAAAAAGCGGTCAGCAAAGCCAAGCGCATTGCCACCGAACACGCCAGCCAATTGCACGATTTGGTGGAAGACAAGCTGCCCGCTGGCTATCAGGAATTGCCCGCGATTGCGCAAGCCACTTACGACGCTTGTGTGGCGTGGGCTGAAGCCAACGCCAAACTGCAAGCCGCCGAAGCGAACTAG